Proteins co-encoded in one Afipia sp. P52-10 genomic window:
- a CDS encoding TRAP transporter small permease has protein sequence MQTAPEASPAAVGLPPAPRFARRVAEIWHTLECWIAVIAFSFIALILLVDVVGRELVGPLMRAMGFPATATGVFASQKLSIFALVIGSFAGIGIATATASHLVPRVAFGWIPARWEPWFNRMADAITGLFLIGVAYYGLVFVQSSMATDLRAPVLDWSVWPIQLAIPIGFLSAAGRYLMYAIWPGLRPLPPEFQE, from the coding sequence ATGCAGACCGCGCCTGAAGCTTCTCCCGCTGCCGTCGGCCTGCCGCCGGCGCCGCGGTTCGCGCGCCGCGTCGCCGAGATCTGGCACACCCTCGAATGCTGGATCGCGGTGATCGCCTTCTCCTTCATCGCCTTGATCCTGCTGGTGGACGTCGTCGGCCGCGAGCTGGTCGGCCCGCTGATGCGCGCCATGGGCTTTCCCGCGACCGCGACCGGGGTCTTCGCCTCGCAGAAGCTGTCCATTTTCGCGCTGGTGATCGGCAGCTTCGCCGGCATCGGCATCGCCACCGCCACCGCGAGCCATCTGGTGCCGCGCGTCGCATTCGGCTGGATTCCGGCGCGCTGGGAGCCGTGGTTCAACCGCATGGCCGACGCCATCACCGGCCTGTTCCTGATCGGCGTCGCCTATTACGGCCTTGTCTTCGTGCAGTCGTCGATGGCAACCGACCTGCGCGCGCCGGTGCTCGACTGGAGCGTCTGGCCGATCCAGCTCGCGATTCCGATCGGCTTCCTGTCGGCGGCGGGACGTTACCTCATGTACGCGATCTGGCCCGGACTGAGACCGCTGCCGCCGGAGTTTCAGGAATGA
- a CDS encoding TRAP transporter substrate-binding protein: MDGIFRAILAKTIGAGAILGTILGVILGAAGATSVFAQDKKPIELRYTTGAPPKTPWTMQLERFAKDVEEESKGALKIEQFIAGQLGNEQDTAQQIARGRIDMGGFSNGAVALLTPEISLLGLPFFFKDIAEQDCTLDKHMTKPVSDALAKKGVKFLGWTEVGTGDIIGKRPFVSPKDVAGLKAASASNKVSAAMWTALGANPNMIGITEIASAFQTGMVDVQASVVTFYLPSGLNKVAPVLTRIELSDAPGIIMMNKAKYDGLPKEQQAALDRAVERRSPAQLRQEVRGFEATLREMHLKGGGQIVEVTPAQRDEWRKVLQPVWPTMVKELGADGERFYTLLEAGRAACEKKS, translated from the coding sequence ATGGACGGCATCTTCCGTGCGATTCTCGCAAAAACGATCGGCGCCGGCGCAATCCTTGGCACGATCCTTGGCGTGATCCTTGGAGCGGCCGGCGCGACCAGCGTCTTCGCGCAGGACAAGAAGCCGATCGAGCTGCGCTACACCACGGGAGCGCCGCCGAAGACTCCTTGGACCATGCAGCTCGAGCGCTTCGCCAAGGATGTCGAGGAGGAAAGCAAGGGCGCGCTGAAGATCGAACAGTTCATCGCCGGCCAGCTCGGCAACGAACAGGATACGGCGCAGCAGATCGCCCGCGGCCGCATCGACATGGGCGGCTTCTCCAATGGCGCGGTCGCGTTGCTGACGCCGGAGATTTCCTTGCTCGGCCTGCCGTTCTTCTTCAAGGACATCGCCGAGCAGGACTGCACCCTCGACAAGCACATGACCAAGCCGGTGAGCGACGCGCTGGCGAAGAAGGGCGTCAAATTCCTCGGCTGGACCGAAGTCGGCACCGGCGACATCATCGGCAAGCGGCCGTTCGTTTCGCCCAAGGACGTCGCAGGGCTGAAAGCGGCTTCCGCCTCCAACAAGGTGTCGGCGGCGATGTGGACCGCGCTCGGCGCCAATCCCAACATGATCGGCATCACCGAGATCGCGTCGGCCTTCCAGACCGGAATGGTGGACGTGCAGGCCTCCGTCGTCACCTTCTACCTGCCGTCCGGCCTGAACAAGGTCGCCCCGGTGCTGACCCGCATCGAGCTGTCGGACGCGCCGGGCATCATCATGATGAACAAGGCGAAGTATGACGGCTTGCCGAAGGAGCAGCAGGCCGCGCTCGACCGGGCGGTGGAGCGGCGTTCGCCCGCGCAACTGCGCCAGGAGGTTCGCGGCTTCGAGGCGACGTTGCGCGAGATGCACCTCAAGGGCGGCGGCCAGATCGTCGAGGTCACGCCGGCGCAGCGCGACGAGTGGCGCAAGGTCCTGCAGCCGGTCTGGCCGACCATGGTGAAGGAGCTTGGTGCCGACGGCGAACGCTTTTACACGCTGCTCGAAGCCGGGCGCGCGGCTTGCGAGAAGAAGAGCTGA
- a CDS encoding cytochrome P450 has product MSTTAPVTDWLTDFDHTDPQWTENPFPIWDELRGKCPVVHTERFLGVYLPTTYEAVKQIAYDTEHFSSRRVVVRNVRPEPVTPSPPITSDPPYHKPAKQLLLPPFTPDAMKKLEPRVRAICNELIDGFINDGKCDAAARYTKHIPVRAIAHMLGIPEKDGESFVRWIHEILELGIKNDEVLVKAAEEMTAYFTGHIEQRRKNPTDDLISDLIRAKTPDGQPLSDMHILGSLRLLLIAGIDTTWSAIGSSIWHLAKTPADRKRLVAEPALMPFAIEEFLRAYSPVTMAREVVKETTVSGCPIKPGNMVLLSFPAANRDPAMFPDADKVIIDRKENRHAAFGLGIHRCIGSNLARMEMTVALEEWLKRIPEFSLDPAGTVTWSEGTVRGPRQLPLLF; this is encoded by the coding sequence ATGAGCACGACCGCCCCCGTCACCGACTGGCTCACCGATTTCGACCACACCGATCCGCAATGGACCGAGAACCCGTTCCCGATCTGGGATGAACTGCGCGGCAAGTGTCCGGTCGTCCACACCGAGCGCTTCCTCGGCGTGTACCTGCCGACCACCTACGAGGCGGTGAAGCAGATCGCTTACGACACCGAGCACTTCTCCTCGCGCCGGGTCGTCGTCCGCAACGTCCGTCCCGAGCCGGTGACGCCCTCGCCGCCGATCACCTCGGACCCGCCGTACCACAAGCCCGCCAAGCAACTGCTGCTGCCGCCGTTCACGCCGGACGCGATGAAGAAGCTGGAGCCGCGCGTGCGCGCGATCTGCAACGAGCTGATCGACGGCTTCATCAACGACGGCAAGTGCGACGCCGCCGCGCGATACACCAAGCACATCCCGGTGCGAGCGATCGCGCACATGCTGGGCATTCCGGAAAAGGACGGCGAGTCCTTCGTACGCTGGATCCATGAGATCCTCGAACTCGGCATCAAGAACGACGAGGTCCTCGTCAAGGCTGCGGAGGAGATGACGGCGTACTTCACCGGTCACATCGAGCAGCGTCGCAAGAACCCGACCGATGACCTGATCTCGGACCTGATCCGCGCCAAGACGCCGGACGGTCAGCCGCTGTCGGACATGCACATTCTCGGATCGTTGCGGCTGCTGCTGATCGCCGGCATCGATACCACCTGGAGCGCGATCGGCTCCTCGATCTGGCATCTCGCCAAGACGCCGGCGGACCGCAAGCGCCTGGTGGCCGAGCCGGCGCTGATGCCGTTCGCGATCGAGGAATTCCTGCGCGCCTATTCGCCGGTGACGATGGCCCGCGAGGTGGTGAAGGAGACCACCGTCAGCGGCTGCCCGATCAAGCCGGGCAACATGGTGCTGCTCTCGTTCCCGGCGGCCAATCGCGACCCGGCCATGTTCCCCGATGCGGACAAGGTGATCATCGACCGCAAGGAAAACCGGCATGCGGCATTCGGCCTCGGCATCCACCGCTGTATCGGCTCCAATCTCGCCCGCATGGAGATGACGGTGGCGCTGGAGGAATGGCTGAAGCGGATTCCGGAGTTCAGCCTCGATCCGGCAGGGACCGTGACCTGGTCCGAAGGCACCGTGCGCGGCCCGCGCCAACTGCCGCTGCTGTTCTGA
- a CDS encoding ferredoxin — protein sequence MPAKLRLRVDPEKCQGHSRCKSLAPELFELDEFGNAHEINDGMVPDDLVEKAYLAKSNCPELAIEIIEE from the coding sequence ATGCCGGCAAAACTGAGACTGCGCGTCGATCCGGAAAAATGTCAGGGCCATAGCCGCTGCAAATCGCTGGCGCCCGAACTGTTCGAACTCGACGAATTCGGCAACGCGCACGAGATCAACGACGGCATGGTGCCCGACGATCTGGTCGAGAAAGCCTACCTGGCCAAATCAAACTGCCCCGAACTCGCAATCGAGATCATCGAGGAGTGA
- a CDS encoding TetR/AcrR family transcriptional regulator, which translates to MTETDHAAGWTLIQDLPGILPTRQRRSQETTVSLLEAGAELLRDCAFDELSIDELCARVGVTIGAFYGRFENKDAFFVALLSLAIRRGLAAVDAAVTAGDRAAAGLEEVCHEVVTVVTEVVRRNEGVVRAALQYKAVHPARWMMVRETGAGMVERSMPLLLARMGRGRRAAKERTVTFAFQMVFGTLINAVLNRPKLVGLHDQEMIDRLALAMFLQLDHEARAKPASRK; encoded by the coding sequence TTGACCGAGACCGATCACGCTGCCGGATGGACGTTGATCCAGGATTTGCCGGGGATCCTGCCGACGCGGCAGCGGCGCAGCCAGGAAACCACCGTGTCTTTGCTCGAGGCGGGCGCGGAACTGCTGCGCGATTGCGCCTTCGACGAACTGTCGATCGACGAGCTTTGCGCCCGCGTCGGCGTAACCATCGGTGCGTTCTACGGCCGGTTCGAGAACAAAGATGCGTTCTTCGTCGCGCTGCTGTCGCTGGCGATCCGGCGCGGGCTGGCGGCGGTGGATGCCGCGGTGACCGCGGGCGATCGCGCCGCGGCGGGGCTGGAGGAGGTCTGCCACGAGGTGGTGACCGTGGTGACGGAGGTGGTACGCCGCAACGAGGGCGTGGTGCGCGCGGCGTTGCAGTACAAGGCGGTTCATCCGGCGCGCTGGATGATGGTGCGCGAAACCGGCGCCGGCATGGTCGAACGTTCGATGCCGCTGCTGCTGGCGCGGATGGGACGCGGACGTCGGGCGGCGAAGGAGCGGACGGTGACGTTCGCGTTCCAGATGGTGTTTGGCACGCTGATCAATGCGGTGCTCAACCGGCCGAAGCTGGTCGGCTTGCACGACCAGGAGATGATCGATCGTTTGGCGCTGGCGATGTTCCTGCAGCTCGATCACGAGGCGCGGGCGAAACCGGCCTCGCGCAAGTGA
- a CDS encoding tripartite tricarboxylate transporter substrate binding protein, with protein sequence MASGLLRSLLLVVGLLATPAMAQDWPTGTIRLIVPFTAGGPVDFPARLLIDRLATQTKGVFIIENRAGAGGSVGLQSVVQSDPDGRTLLLTTSSIAMVPSIYPKLNFDPVRDLTLLSLVTEVPISIAVRSDSPIKDINDLIAKAKAAPGKITFGSGGVGTGNHLAGELFKKMASVSLQHIPYRGTSQSLTGLYAKDIDMVFVSAVEIMPHVRDGNVRVLGVGTPNRIPELPDVPAVSEVLPGYAMTNWYGLFGPKNIAPAIVERIRTEIRTAKDDAVLKEKAAGAGMTLQLTEPDKLRERLDVEVPRWKQLIPEIGLKVE encoded by the coding sequence ATGGCATCGGGACTTCTGCGATCACTGCTGCTTGTCGTCGGTCTGCTGGCAACGCCCGCGATGGCGCAGGACTGGCCGACGGGGACCATTCGCCTGATCGTCCCGTTTACCGCAGGCGGCCCGGTCGACTTTCCGGCCCGCCTTTTGATCGACCGGCTCGCGACGCAAACCAAGGGCGTCTTCATCATCGAGAACAGGGCCGGCGCCGGCGGCTCCGTCGGCCTGCAGAGCGTCGTCCAGTCCGATCCCGACGGGCGTACGTTGCTGCTCACCACCTCGTCGATCGCGATGGTGCCTTCGATCTATCCGAAGCTCAACTTCGACCCGGTGCGCGACCTGACGCTGCTCAGCCTCGTGACCGAAGTGCCGATCAGCATCGCCGTGCGCAGCGACAGCCCGATCAAGGATATCAACGATCTGATCGCGAAGGCGAAAGCCGCACCGGGCAAGATCACCTTCGGCTCCGGCGGCGTCGGCACTGGCAACCATCTCGCGGGCGAATTGTTCAAGAAGATGGCCAGCGTGAGCCTGCAGCACATCCCGTATCGCGGCACGTCGCAATCGCTCACCGGGCTTTATGCCAAGGATATCGACATGGTGTTCGTCAGCGCCGTCGAAATCATGCCGCATGTGCGCGACGGCAACGTGCGCGTGCTTGGCGTCGGCACCCCGAACCGGATTCCCGAATTGCCCGACGTGCCTGCGGTCTCCGAGGTGCTTCCGGGCTATGCCATGACCAACTGGTACGGTCTGTTCGGACCGAAGAACATCGCGCCGGCGATCGTCGAACGCATCCGGACGGAGATCCGGACCGCCAAGGATGACGCCGTGCTGAAGGAGAAGGCGGCCGGCGCCGGCATGACGTTGCAGCTCACCGAGCCCGACAAGCTGCGCGAGCGACTCGACGTGGAAGTGCCGCGCTGGAAGCAGCTGATTCCGGAGATCGGCCTGAAGGTCGAATGA
- a CDS encoding DUF2778 domain-containing protein: MSYDALHDYPAHHPRRRPRPVAPLTSRAVPQTIIGSIALAFVATTCLWVVYNNISGPGSEADAAPAPVASADAPVTNVARKSARASVGTSVIQKNYAALLDAGHSLGHPPSTFAMGALPTRADQLALPASARTRFAALQPPAASVQDNVETPPSVVRQATGPSVPLPMPRPVVPEVAQASASTPRALPAPKGPVEDKATVLAAISSKGPSLFQKLFGKPKTEGVTLAYASPDGGIASDAQTIMFDGAPKYDRYTAVYDISARTVYLPDGTQLEAHSGLGKHMDDPRFVHLKMRGATPPHVYDLKLRESLFHGVEAIRMTPVGGDGRIHGRNGLLTHTYMLGPRGDSNGCVSFKDYATFLRAFKSGAVKRLVVVAKLS, from the coding sequence ATGAGTTACGACGCCCTGCATGACTACCCGGCCCACCACCCCCGACGTCGGCCGCGGCCCGTTGCTCCTCTGACATCACGCGCCGTTCCGCAAACCATCATCGGCAGTATCGCGCTTGCGTTCGTCGCGACCACCTGCCTGTGGGTCGTGTACAACAACATCAGCGGTCCCGGCAGCGAAGCCGATGCTGCTCCGGCGCCGGTGGCGAGCGCCGATGCGCCCGTGACCAACGTGGCCAGGAAGTCGGCCCGCGCCTCCGTCGGCACCAGCGTCATCCAGAAGAATTACGCCGCCCTGCTCGATGCCGGACACTCGCTCGGCCATCCGCCTTCGACATTCGCCATGGGGGCGCTGCCGACCCGCGCCGACCAGCTCGCACTGCCCGCATCAGCGCGCACGCGTTTCGCCGCGTTGCAGCCACCGGCCGCGTCTGTGCAGGACAACGTCGAAACCCCGCCATCCGTCGTCCGCCAGGCAACCGGGCCGTCGGTGCCGCTGCCGATGCCGCGACCGGTTGTGCCGGAGGTTGCACAGGCGAGCGCGAGCACACCCCGCGCCCTCCCCGCCCCGAAGGGGCCGGTTGAAGACAAAGCCACCGTTCTCGCGGCGATCTCCTCGAAGGGACCGTCGCTGTTCCAGAAGCTGTTCGGCAAACCCAAAACCGAAGGCGTGACCCTCGCTTACGCGTCGCCCGACGGCGGCATCGCCAGCGACGCGCAGACCATCATGTTCGACGGCGCGCCGAAATACGATCGCTACACCGCCGTCTACGACATTTCCGCGCGCACCGTGTATCTGCCGGACGGCACCCAACTCGAAGCGCATTCGGGCCTCGGCAAGCATATGGACGATCCGCGTTTCGTTCACTTGAAGATGCGCGGCGCGACGCCGCCGCACGTCTACGATCTCAAGCTGCGCGAGAGCCTGTTCCACGGCGTCGAGGCGATCCGGATGACGCCGGTCGGCGGCGATGGCCGCATCCACGGACGCAACGGCCTGCTCACCCATACCTACATGCTCGGCCCGCGCGGCGATTCCAACGGCTGCGTCTCGTTCAAGGACTATGCGACCTTCCTGCGCGCCTTCAAGAGCGGTGCGGTGAAGCGCCTGGTGGTGGTGGCGAAGCTGAGCTGA
- a CDS encoding SDR family oxidoreductase, which produces MTDHSIKGKTVLIAGGAKNLGGLLARDLAQHGAKAVAIHYNSAATKADADATVAAITKAGAKAAAFQADLTTAGAVERLFADAIAAIGKPDIAINTVGKVLKKPFVEISEAEYDEMSAVNAKSAFFFLKEAGKHVNDNGKICTLVTSLLGAFTPFYAAYAGTKAPVEHFTRAASKEFGERGISVTAIGPGPMDTPFFYPAEGADAVAYHKTAAALSKFTKTGLTDIVDIVPFIRFLVSDGWWMTGQTILVNGGYTTK; this is translated from the coding sequence ATGACCGATCACAGCATCAAAGGAAAAACCGTTCTCATTGCCGGCGGTGCGAAGAACCTTGGCGGCCTGCTCGCCCGCGACCTGGCCCAGCACGGCGCCAAGGCCGTCGCGATCCACTACAACAGCGCGGCCACCAAGGCCGATGCCGACGCGACCGTGGCTGCCATCACCAAGGCCGGCGCGAAAGCCGCCGCGTTTCAGGCCGACCTGACGACCGCAGGGGCGGTCGAGAGGTTGTTTGCCGATGCGATCGCCGCGATCGGCAAACCGGATATCGCCATCAACACTGTGGGCAAGGTGCTGAAGAAGCCCTTCGTCGAGATCTCCGAAGCCGAGTACGACGAGATGTCCGCCGTCAACGCCAAGTCCGCGTTCTTCTTCCTCAAGGAGGCAGGCAAGCACGTCAACGACAACGGCAAGATTTGCACGCTGGTCACCTCGCTGCTCGGCGCGTTCACGCCGTTCTATGCCGCCTATGCCGGCACCAAGGCGCCCGTCGAACACTTCACGCGCGCGGCATCGAAGGAATTCGGCGAACGCGGCATCTCCGTCACCGCGATCGGCCCTGGGCCGATGGATACGCCGTTCTTCTATCCGGCCGAAGGCGCAGATGCCGTCGCCTATCACAAGACCGCCGCCGCACTTTCCAAGTTCACCAAGACCGGTCTCACCGACATCGTCGATATCGTGCCGTTCATCCGCTTCCTGGTCTCGGACGGCTGGTGGATGACCGGCCAAACCATCTTGGTCAACGGCGGCTACACCACGAAATGA
- a CDS encoding LysR family transcriptional regulator — MDRIDLFRVFARVVECASFTRAADQLGLPRSSVSAAVIDLEARVGARLLHRTTRKVAPTEDGTAFYDRCLRLIADVEETEGLFKQTAAGPSGTLRVDVPGRIGRLVIAPALPDFLTRYPQIDIALGVTDREVKLVEERVDCVVRVGPLNDSGLIARAIGQLPLINVASSDYLDRFGTPTAPTDLRDHFAVNYASPSSGRVEPWEWLDDGKVRTMRMRGRVTVNSAEAYIACCLAGLGLIQIPAYDVQPHLDAGELVEVMPDHQAAPLPVTLLYPHHQHLSRRLKVFADWLEALLKRALLAPDGRGGARFKRRRGPATPATRR, encoded by the coding sequence GTGGACCGGATCGATCTGTTTCGCGTGTTCGCCCGGGTCGTGGAATGCGCCAGCTTCACCCGCGCCGCCGACCAGCTCGGCCTGCCGCGCTCCTCGGTGTCGGCCGCGGTGATCGACCTCGAAGCACGGGTGGGCGCCCGCCTGCTGCATCGCACGACCCGCAAGGTCGCTCCGACCGAGGATGGCACGGCTTTCTACGATCGTTGTCTGCGGCTGATCGCCGACGTCGAGGAGACCGAGGGCCTGTTCAAGCAGACGGCGGCTGGGCCGAGCGGAACATTACGGGTGGATGTCCCCGGTCGCATCGGCCGGCTTGTGATCGCGCCCGCGCTACCGGATTTCCTGACGCGCTATCCGCAGATCGACATCGCTCTCGGCGTCACCGATCGCGAGGTGAAGCTGGTGGAGGAGCGTGTCGATTGCGTCGTGCGCGTGGGGCCGCTGAACGATTCCGGCCTGATCGCCCGTGCGATCGGCCAGCTGCCGCTGATCAATGTCGCCAGTTCGGACTATCTCGATCGCTTTGGCACGCCGACAGCGCCGACGGACCTGCGGGATCATTTCGCCGTCAACTATGCATCTCCGTCGAGCGGACGGGTCGAGCCGTGGGAGTGGCTGGACGACGGCAAGGTGCGGACCATGCGCATGCGCGGCAGGGTCACCGTCAACAGCGCCGAAGCGTACATCGCCTGCTGTCTCGCCGGGCTCGGCCTGATCCAGATCCCGGCCTACGACGTGCAGCCGCATCTGGACGCCGGAGAGCTGGTCGAGGTCATGCCGGACCATCAGGCCGCGCCGTTGCCGGTGACGCTGCTCTATCCGCATCACCAGCATCTGTCGCGCCGGCTCAAGGTGTTCGCCGACTGGCTGGAGGCGCTGCTGAAGCGCGCCCTGCTCGCGCCGGACGGGCGTGGCGGAGCTCGCTTCAAGCGGCGGCGCGGCCCGGCCACGCCGGCAACGCGACGTTGA
- the eno gene encoding phosphopyruvate hydratase codes for MTTIATITGAEILDSRGNPTVAVDVILADGARGSAAVPSGASTGLHEAHELRDGGARFSGKGVLKVVEAVNTEIAAALRGHDALAQAGIDRTLIALDGTPNKRRLGANALLGVSLAAAKAAAASVKLPLYRYIGGADARLLPSPGMNIINGGAHADNPLDFQEFMVMPLGAPTFAEAVRMGAEIFHALKAQLMRAGHRTNVGDEGGFAPDFSNAHEAIEAILRAVATAGYQAGRDVALVIDPAASEFFEDGAYHYRGEQVVRSVEQHVQYLIDIVRQYPVCSIEDPMAETDAAGWALITRELGRTCQLTGDDVFCTNIGLLEAGIRDGIANSILVKVNQIGTLTETLQTIARAHKAGYTVVMSHRSGETEDTTIADLAVAAHCGQIKTGSLSRSDRTAKYNRLMQIERELGADARYAGRDAFNVALPAWPGRAAA; via the coding sequence ATGACAACGATTGCGACCATTACCGGCGCCGAAATCCTCGACAGCCGCGGCAACCCGACCGTCGCCGTTGATGTCATCCTTGCGGATGGCGCGCGCGGCAGTGCCGCCGTCCCCTCCGGCGCATCCACTGGCCTGCATGAGGCGCACGAACTGCGCGACGGCGGAGCGCGCTTCAGCGGCAAGGGCGTGCTGAAGGTGGTCGAAGCCGTCAACACCGAGATCGCCGCCGCGCTGCGCGGACACGATGCGCTGGCGCAAGCCGGCATCGATCGCACGCTGATCGCCCTCGATGGAACGCCGAACAAGCGTCGCCTCGGCGCCAACGCGCTCCTCGGCGTATCGCTCGCGGCCGCCAAAGCGGCGGCGGCGTCCGTCAAGCTGCCGCTCTATCGCTACATCGGCGGCGCGGACGCACGGCTTCTGCCGTCTCCCGGCATGAACATCATCAATGGCGGCGCCCACGCCGACAACCCGCTTGACTTCCAGGAGTTCATGGTGATGCCGCTCGGCGCGCCGACATTTGCGGAGGCGGTGCGGATGGGCGCAGAGATCTTCCACGCGCTGAAGGCGCAGCTCATGCGTGCGGGCCATCGCACCAATGTCGGCGACGAAGGCGGCTTCGCGCCGGATTTCTCCAACGCGCACGAAGCGATCGAGGCGATCCTGCGCGCGGTTGCGACGGCGGGATACCAGGCAGGCCGCGACGTCGCCCTCGTCATTGATCCCGCCGCGTCGGAGTTCTTCGAGGACGGCGCTTATCACTACCGCGGCGAGCAAGTAGTTCGCTCGGTGGAGCAGCACGTCCAGTACCTGATCGACATCGTCAGGCAGTATCCGGTTTGCTCGATCGAGGACCCGATGGCCGAGACCGACGCGGCCGGCTGGGCGTTGATCACGCGCGAACTCGGGCGAACCTGCCAGCTCACCGGCGACGACGTGTTCTGCACCAACATCGGCCTGCTCGAGGCCGGCATCCGCGACGGCATCGCCAATTCGATCCTGGTGAAGGTCAACCAGATCGGCACCCTGACGGAAACGCTGCAGACGATCGCACGCGCGCACAAGGCCGGCTATACGGTGGTGATGTCGCATCGCTCCGGCGAGACCGAGGACACGACCATCGCCGACCTCGCGGTTGCGGCCCATTGCGGGCAGATCAAGACCGGCTCGCTGTCGCGCTCGGACCGCACCGCGAAGTACAACCGGCTGATGCAGATCGAACGCGAGCTCGGCGCCGACGCCCGCTACGCCGGCCGCGACGCATTCAACGTCGCGTTGCCGGCGTGGCCGGGCCGCGCCGCCGCTTGA
- a CDS encoding LysR substrate-binding domain-containing protein, whose amino-acid sequence MVRRLPPLFALKAFEATARLGSVTRAADELGRTHGAVSRQLRALQDHAGLALFDKAGTGLRLNAHGEALLPMVTQALDQLEQGWLRVLDDARAPSVHVACSATFAMRWLVPHLASFYRRHPGMRVRLSMTSAREIRHQGADLLVAWDRASYPERDQARAIRVADVAFGPVCAPRYPIAVKGHRMSFAARIAHEYTSRAWTLWQEESGLRVTHKSELTFPHTHLCIEAALSGLGVALVEQRMVGDDLRAGRLLAPVGFVPFADGLAIVPASERVASVAAQAFIGWIADELAAG is encoded by the coding sequence ATGGTGCGCCGGTTGCCGCCGCTGTTTGCCCTCAAGGCGTTCGAGGCCACCGCGCGTCTCGGCTCGGTCACGCGCGCGGCCGATGAGCTCGGCCGCACCCACGGCGCGGTCAGCCGCCAGCTTCGCGCCCTGCAGGATCATGCCGGGCTCGCCCTGTTCGACAAGGCGGGCACGGGCTTGCGATTGAATGCACATGGTGAGGCGCTGCTGCCGATGGTGACGCAGGCGCTCGACCAACTCGAGCAGGGCTGGCTGCGCGTGCTGGACGACGCGCGGGCGCCGAGCGTCCACGTTGCATGCAGTGCGACCTTCGCGATGCGCTGGTTGGTGCCGCATCTTGCGAGCTTCTACCGCCGTCATCCCGGCATGCGGGTGCGGCTGTCGATGACCTCGGCAAGAGAGATCCGTCATCAGGGAGCCGACCTGCTGGTGGCGTGGGATCGCGCGTCCTATCCCGAGCGCGACCAGGCGCGCGCCATCCGCGTTGCCGATGTCGCATTCGGCCCGGTCTGCGCGCCGCGCTATCCGATCGCCGTCAAGGGCCATCGCATGTCGTTTGCGGCGCGTATCGCCCACGAATACACCTCGCGCGCCTGGACCTTGTGGCAGGAGGAAAGCGGCTTGCGCGTGACGCACAAGAGCGAGCTGACCTTTCCGCACACGCATCTGTGCATCGAGGCAGCATTGTCGGGGCTTGGCGTGGCATTGGTCGAGCAGCGCATGGTCGGCGACGACCTCCGCGCCGGCCGGCTATTGGCGCCGGTCGGGTTCGTGCCGTTCGCGGATGGCCTGGCGATCGTGCCGGCATCCGAGCGCGTCGCATCAGTGGCTGCGCAAGCCTTCATCGGCTGGATCGCCGACGAACTCGCCGCCGGGTGA